One Mesorhizobium loti genomic window carries:
- a CDS encoding family 1 extracellular solute-binding protein, translated as MSDLIRISRRRLLASGGKAAAFVAAAGIAPQFIRPGRAFAADALAPGMIGGPTGFEGAERYQYGADTPEGRAIEAAKALKGAGKAPAKIVLGLSDGSIGQLTQPFPAGAPSIKELWEKETGIPIEIVGLPNGQEFTKTMQDISTKGGAYDIYSTEWNRLGDLAETGGIAKLDDFVAQYKPEWDDPKTGYVDGAKGVSLLNKYRGSNYGVSLDGDFQTWVYRTDLFGDAAEQKAFKDKYGYDLAPPKTWKQHGDIAAFFQRPDKGLFGSTDLRNQGWGYTNWYQRYVSMASPNQFLFGDDGKPLINSEHGIAATNEYVGSLVHHSPDAISWGWPEQYGNFAKGGAAMTCAFSNLPKFLDNAGNKDSQVTGKIGSMLPPGREIDGKLISRSVLWFSLTGMVSSQSKNQEVAYLLLQWLGSARIYAWMSANPGGYLDPFRLSDFSDPLVRQTYHAYHMDVVRETVARTVPTINYPGATAFHNALDENLMASLTKAKTAEQAMADTEAEWKKIARRIGEDKLLEAIRTNKEAWPTVLDPIS; from the coding sequence ATGTCTGATCTGATCCGCATATCGCGGCGCCGGTTGCTGGCGTCCGGAGGAAAGGCGGCGGCGTTCGTGGCCGCGGCCGGCATCGCACCGCAATTCATTCGTCCCGGCCGCGCCTTTGCGGCCGACGCGCTGGCACCGGGCATGATCGGCGGCCCGACCGGCTTCGAGGGCGCCGAGCGTTACCAGTATGGCGCCGACACGCCGGAAGGCCGCGCCATCGAGGCGGCCAAGGCGCTGAAGGGCGCCGGCAAGGCGCCGGCCAAGATCGTGCTCGGCCTGTCGGACGGTTCGATCGGCCAGCTGACGCAACCTTTCCCGGCCGGCGCGCCGTCGATCAAGGAACTCTGGGAAAAGGAGACCGGCATTCCGATCGAGATCGTCGGCCTGCCGAACGGCCAGGAATTCACCAAGACGATGCAGGACATCTCCACCAAGGGTGGGGCCTATGACATCTATTCCACCGAATGGAACCGCCTTGGCGATCTCGCCGAAACCGGCGGCATTGCCAAGCTCGACGACTTCGTCGCCCAGTACAAGCCCGAATGGGACGATCCCAAGACCGGCTATGTCGACGGCGCCAAGGGCGTGTCGCTGCTCAACAAATATCGCGGCTCGAACTATGGCGTGTCGCTGGACGGCGACTTCCAGACCTGGGTCTACCGCACAGATTTGTTCGGTGACGCAGCCGAGCAGAAGGCCTTCAAGGACAAATACGGCTACGATCTGGCGCCGCCCAAGACCTGGAAGCAGCACGGCGACATTGCCGCCTTCTTCCAGCGTCCCGACAAGGGCCTGTTCGGCTCGACCGATTTGCGCAACCAGGGTTGGGGCTACACCAACTGGTACCAACGCTATGTCTCCATGGCCTCGCCCAACCAGTTCCTGTTCGGCGACGACGGCAAGCCGCTGATCAATTCCGAACACGGCATCGCCGCCACCAACGAATATGTCGGCTCACTTGTCCATCATTCGCCGGACGCGATCTCGTGGGGTTGGCCGGAGCAGTACGGCAATTTCGCCAAGGGCGGTGCGGCGATGACCTGCGCCTTCTCCAACCTGCCGAAATTCCTCGACAATGCCGGCAACAAGGATTCCCAGGTCACCGGCAAGATCGGCTCGATGCTGCCGCCTGGCCGCGAGATCGACGGCAAGCTGATCAGCCGCTCGGTGCTGTGGTTCTCGCTGACCGGCATGGTCTCGTCGCAGTCAAAAAACCAGGAGGTGGCCTACCTCCTGCTGCAATGGCTGGGCTCGGCCCGCATCTATGCCTGGATGAGCGCCAATCCCGGCGGCTATCTCGATCCGTTCCGGCTTTCGGATTTCTCCGATCCGCTGGTGCGCCAGACCTATCATGCCTACCACATGGATGTGGTGCGCGAGACGGTTGCCCGCACGGTGCCGACCATCAACTATCCCGGCGCCACCGCCTTCCACAATGCGCTCGACGAAAACCTCATGGCCTCGCTGACCAAGGCCAAGACCGCAGAACAGGCGATGGCCGACACCGAGGCCGAGTGGAAGAAGATCGCCCGGCGCATCGGTGAGGACAAACTGCTCGAAGCCATCAGAACCAACAAGGAGGCCTGGCCGACCGTTCTCGACCCGATCAGCTGA
- a CDS encoding LacI family transcriptional regulator: MRSTLTDIAREAGVSAATVDRVLNNRPGVRARTREIVLEMAQRLGYIAEGPNGVPPRALHGDVIRLDFALPAGTNSFIKMLHRHIEAQALARPDLDVHIATIEGFNPDRLARLLQDLRGQTQGVGVIALDHPTVREALRSLSANDVKVVTIASDILHVPRVAYIGIDNRAAGRLAGYLLNRFMGPERPGKVALFAGSLSYRGHEEREMGFRHILTEESPNLEIVEMREMLDDREKAYLEASALLDRHPDLAAIYNVGAGNTGIARALKERGRAQSMVFLGHEVTDGTKDLLLDGTLDAVIDQNPRVEAREALNTLTHAVRGLPYELHQPRLQVIFKENIPEI; the protein is encoded by the coding sequence GTGCGTTCCACCCTGACCGACATAGCCCGGGAAGCCGGCGTTTCCGCCGCCACCGTCGACCGCGTGCTCAACAACCGCCCTGGGGTCAGGGCACGCACGCGCGAGATCGTGCTCGAAATGGCGCAGCGCCTCGGCTACATCGCCGAAGGCCCGAACGGGGTGCCGCCGCGCGCTTTGCACGGCGACGTCATTCGGCTCGACTTCGCGCTGCCGGCCGGCACCAATTCCTTCATCAAGATGCTGCACCGGCACATCGAGGCGCAGGCTTTGGCGCGACCGGATCTCGACGTCCACATCGCCACCATAGAAGGCTTCAATCCCGACCGGCTCGCCCGCCTGCTGCAGGATTTGCGTGGACAGACGCAAGGCGTCGGCGTCATCGCGCTCGACCATCCGACGGTGCGTGAGGCGCTCCGCTCGCTGTCGGCCAACGACGTCAAGGTGGTGACCATCGCCTCCGACATCCTGCATGTGCCGAGGGTGGCCTATATCGGCATCGACAACCGCGCCGCGGGCCGACTGGCCGGCTATCTGCTCAACCGCTTCATGGGGCCGGAACGCCCCGGCAAGGTGGCGCTGTTCGCCGGCTCGCTCTCCTATCGCGGCCATGAGGAGCGCGAGATGGGGTTCCGGCACATATTGACCGAGGAATCCCCCAATCTCGAGATCGTCGAGATGCGTGAAATGCTCGACGACCGCGAAAAGGCCTATTTGGAGGCGTCAGCGCTTCTGGACCGGCACCCCGACCTTGCCGCGATCTACAATGTCGGCGCCGGCAACACCGGCATCGCCCGCGCCCTCAAGGAGCGCGGCCGCGCGCAATCCATGGTCTTCCTCGGCCATGAAGTGACGGACGGCACCAAGGATCTTCTGCTCGACGGCACGCTCGACGCGGTCATCGACCAGAACCCGCGCGTCGAGGCCCGTGAAGCGCTCAACACGCTGACCCATGCGGTCCGGGGGCTGCCCTATGAACTGCACCAGCCGAGGCTGCAGGTGATCTTCAAGGAGAATATCCCGGAGATCTGA
- a CDS encoding spermidine/putrescine ABC transporter ATPase — protein sequence MAGVQVSNVSRSFGAHKALDDVSIDFADGGFYALLGPSGSGKTTLLRQIAGFDFPDTGSISIGGESVERVPVEKRRIGMVFQNYALFPNMSVADNVAFGLSVRGEAKAVIAAEVQRALDLVQLGKLGGRRPHQLSGGQRQRVALARAIVTKPRVLLLDEPLGALDKALRVDMQIELKRIQREIGITTIFVTHDQEEALTMSDRIGILRDGRMVQEGPPEEIYDRPKSEFAATFLGDANIFRGDSTGNGIRLPDGTAIAAEVGDRLAAGAKASCAVRPERIRIATDGGASDATNANMLKGQVSKRIFAGNNSTYFVERAGQTLKVIVQNTGADRLAEGQDVVLRWSPESTVLIAAS from the coding sequence ATGGCCGGCGTGCAGGTATCCAACGTCTCCCGCAGCTTTGGCGCGCACAAGGCGCTGGACGATGTCTCCATCGATTTCGCCGATGGTGGGTTCTACGCGCTGCTCGGACCATCAGGCAGCGGCAAGACCACGCTGCTGCGCCAGATCGCAGGTTTCGATTTTCCCGATACCGGCAGCATTTCCATCGGTGGCGAGAGCGTCGAGCGCGTGCCGGTCGAAAAGCGGCGCATCGGCATGGTGTTCCAGAACTACGCGCTGTTTCCGAATATGAGCGTCGCCGACAATGTTGCCTTCGGCCTGTCGGTGCGCGGTGAGGCCAAGGCGGTGATCGCAGCGGAAGTGCAGCGCGCGCTCGACCTCGTGCAATTGGGCAAGCTCGGCGGCCGCCGGCCGCACCAGCTCTCCGGTGGCCAGCGCCAGCGCGTCGCGCTGGCGCGCGCCATCGTCACCAAGCCGCGCGTGCTGTTGCTCGACGAGCCATTGGGCGCACTCGACAAGGCGCTGCGCGTCGACATGCAGATCGAGCTCAAGCGCATCCAGCGCGAGATCGGCATCACCACCATCTTCGTCACCCACGACCAGGAAGAGGCGCTGACGATGAGCGATCGCATCGGCATCCTGCGCGACGGCAGGATGGTGCAGGAGGGGCCGCCGGAGGAAATCTACGACCGGCCGAAAAGCGAATTCGCCGCGACCTTCCTCGGCGACGCCAACATCTTTCGCGGCGACTCGACGGGTAATGGCATCAGGCTGCCCGATGGCACGGCAATCGCTGCTGAGGTGGGTGACCGGCTTGCCGCCGGTGCCAAGGCGAGCTGTGCCGTGCGGCCGGAGCGCATTCGGATCGCCACGGATGGCGGAGCCTCCGACGCGACCAATGCGAACATGCTGAAGGGGCAGGTTTCCAAACGCATCTTCGCCGGCAACAACAGCACCTATTTCGTCGAGCGCGCCGGCCAGACGCTGAAGGTCATTGTGCAGAACACCGGCGCGGACAGGCTGGCCGAGGGGCAGGATGTGGTGCTGCGCTGGTCGCCGGAAAGTACGGTGTTGATTGCTGCGAGCTGA
- a CDS encoding binding-protein-dependent transport systems inner membrane component, which yields MMTTRILEWFGRLYIFLLLAFLYLPIIIMALMSFNVSPFYQLPFEWTTEWYASLWQNDQLISATWNSLEIAVITTIISVVLGSAASLALYRYEFRGKKVLQALLFPPIAIPWLITGTAMLIFFFGVGIGRGLFAILLGHVALALPYVIVVVSARLQTFAPELEEAARSLGANQWQVTMRVTLPWIMPGVIAGGLFAFAVSFDQFVVSYFLSTPGQTTLPVEIYAAIRKGFTPEINAVSTIIIVVSMALMLLTARFFKFGGEK from the coding sequence ATGATGACGACCCGCATCCTCGAATGGTTTGGCCGCCTCTACATCTTCCTGCTGCTCGCCTTCCTTTATCTGCCGATCATCATCATGGCGCTGATGTCGTTCAACGTCTCGCCCTTCTACCAATTGCCGTTCGAGTGGACGACGGAATGGTACGCCTCGCTGTGGCAGAACGACCAGCTGATATCGGCGACCTGGAATAGCCTGGAGATCGCTGTCATCACCACGATCATCAGCGTGGTGCTGGGCTCGGCGGCTTCGCTGGCCCTTTACCGCTATGAATTCCGCGGCAAGAAAGTGCTGCAGGCGCTGCTGTTTCCGCCGATCGCCATTCCGTGGCTGATCACCGGCACGGCGATGCTTATCTTCTTCTTCGGCGTCGGCATCGGGCGCGGCCTGTTCGCCATCCTGCTTGGCCATGTCGCGCTGGCGCTACCCTATGTCATCGTCGTCGTCTCGGCCCGCCTGCAGACCTTCGCGCCGGAACTGGAAGAGGCGGCGCGCTCGCTCGGTGCCAACCAATGGCAGGTCACAATGCGGGTCACGCTGCCCTGGATCATGCCGGGCGTCATCGCCGGCGGACTGTTTGCGTTTGCCGTGTCGTTCGACCAGTTCGTCGTCTCCTACTTCCTGTCGACGCCCGGCCAGACGACGCTGCCGGTCGAAATCTACGCCGCGATCCGCAAGGGTTTTACGCCCGAGATCAACGCGGTCTCGACCATCATCATTGTCGTGTCGATGGCGCTGATGCTGCTGACGGCGCGGTTCTTCAAATTCGGCGGAGAGAAATAA
- a CDS encoding peptide ABC transporter permease has protein sequence MAVEGATASRSGLRSALPLLAPAYLWLTVAIFLPLSAMVFFSFMTDLPLSGKPWAFTLGNYAAFFSQGLYLTLLLASLRLGLEVTLWCVVIGYPGAYVLAKVLKGRSREAIFLLVILPFWSNGLVRIFSWAMVLREGGILDTALNAVLPFKINIDLMYSYPAVIIGLVHSYVPYMVLTCYLTLQAIDDSLIEAGRSLGASRLQMLKRVIIPLSMPGLVAGAALIFVPVVGSFMEPRILGGRTGTFYGTVIEDQFVAVFNWPLGAALSFILLAVVLVILAVASPVLRRAG, from the coding sequence ATGGCAGTGGAGGGAGCGACCGCATCGCGCAGCGGACTGAGATCGGCTCTGCCGCTGTTGGCGCCGGCCTATCTCTGGCTGACAGTGGCGATCTTCCTGCCGCTTTCGGCCATGGTTTTCTTCTCCTTCATGACCGATCTGCCGCTGTCGGGAAAGCCTTGGGCTTTCACGCTTGGCAACTACGCCGCCTTCTTCTCGCAGGGCCTTTATCTGACGCTGCTGCTCGCCTCGCTGCGGCTTGGGCTAGAGGTGACTTTGTGGTGCGTCGTCATCGGCTATCCCGGCGCCTATGTGCTCGCCAAGGTGCTGAAGGGACGCAGTCGCGAGGCGATTTTTCTCCTCGTCATCTTGCCCTTCTGGTCGAACGGACTGGTGCGCATCTTTTCCTGGGCGATGGTTTTGCGCGAGGGCGGTATCCTCGATACGGCGCTCAACGCCGTGCTGCCGTTCAAGATCAACATCGATCTCATGTATTCCTACCCAGCCGTCATCATCGGCCTGGTGCACTCCTACGTGCCCTATATGGTGCTGACCTGCTATCTCACCTTGCAGGCGATCGACGACTCGCTGATCGAGGCCGGGCGCTCGCTCGGCGCCTCGCGGCTGCAGATGCTGAAGCGGGTGATCATCCCGCTGTCGATGCCGGGACTGGTGGCGGGAGCAGCGCTGATCTTCGTGCCGGTCGTCGGCTCGTTCATGGAGCCGCGCATTCTTGGTGGGCGCACCGGCACCTTCTACGGCACTGTGATCGAGGACCAGTTCGTCGCCGTGTTCAATTGGCCGCTGGGAGCCGCGCTGTCCTTCATCCTGCTGGCCGTCGTGCTGGTCATCCTGGCGGTCGCCTCACCAGTGCTGCGGAGGGCCGGGTGA
- a CDS encoding spermidine/putrescine ABC transporter substrate-binding protein gives MRMPRLTALLTATAVFTTALTLAASAAEVHVLNWKGYGADEPWAVAAFEKATGNKVVNDFFNSEQEMLTKIRTNPGLYDVVMINAAFNDQAMAEKLIQPIDVSKLPNYADISKDKAGSPMLDHDGKVYGVPWVWGLTALAINEKSFDKPPTSIAEMWDPAHKGRVVIRDDAVEAVQFGAIATGQNINDIKDMDAVKTKLTSLMPQIKTFWSSENDWNQMVASNQIDIGTYWSGSADRAKTHFKLPVSLVIPQEGAVAWLDAFSIPVGSKNVEGAQAFINYMIDPKFYVEWVTKVGAPVSANTKAVEALPEDAFNRKVMGDPEVAKRIQFQAPITDAQREAYLALWQQLKVDVK, from the coding sequence ATGCGCATGCCAAGACTGACTGCTCTCTTGACGGCGACCGCCGTCTTCACCACCGCACTCACGCTGGCCGCTAGTGCCGCCGAAGTGCATGTGCTCAACTGGAAAGGCTACGGCGCCGACGAACCCTGGGCCGTAGCGGCTTTCGAAAAGGCGACCGGCAACAAGGTCGTCAACGACTTCTTCAATTCCGAACAGGAAATGCTGACCAAGATCCGGACCAATCCCGGCCTCTACGACGTGGTCATGATCAACGCCGCCTTCAACGACCAGGCGATGGCCGAAAAGCTGATCCAGCCGATTGATGTGTCGAAGCTGCCGAACTATGCCGACATCAGCAAGGACAAGGCCGGCTCGCCGATGCTCGACCATGACGGCAAGGTCTATGGCGTGCCGTGGGTGTGGGGCCTGACCGCGCTCGCCATCAACGAAAAGTCCTTCGACAAGCCGCCGACATCGATCGCCGAAATGTGGGATCCCGCGCATAAGGGCCGTGTCGTCATCCGCGACGACGCCGTCGAGGCGGTGCAGTTCGGTGCCATCGCCACCGGCCAGAACATCAACGACATCAAGGATATGGATGCGGTCAAGACGAAGCTCACCTCGCTGATGCCGCAGATCAAGACCTTCTGGAGCTCGGAGAACGACTGGAACCAGATGGTCGCCTCCAACCAGATCGACATCGGCACCTACTGGAGCGGTTCGGCCGACCGTGCCAAGACGCATTTCAAGCTGCCGGTTTCGCTTGTCATCCCGCAGGAGGGCGCCGTCGCCTGGCTGGATGCCTTCTCCATTCCGGTCGGCTCCAAGAACGTCGAGGGTGCGCAAGCCTTCATCAACTACATGATCGACCCGAAATTCTATGTCGAATGGGTCACCAAGGTCGGCGCTCCCGTCTCGGCCAACACCAAGGCGGTGGAAGCGCTGCCCGAGGACGCCTTCAACCGCAAGGTGATGGGCGATCCCGAGGTCGCCAAGCGCATCCAGTTCCAGGCGCCGATCACCGACGCCCAGCGCGAGGCCTATCTGGCGCTGTGGCAGCAGCTCAAGGTCGACGTGAAATAA
- a CDS encoding ribokinase has translation MSGRLVHIGSAVVDYVYRIDALPAPGTEKTASSFAQVAGGGFNMMVAASRTGMKVVFGGQLGSGPNGDFLRAAFAAEGIETLTPPSPAMDSGNCVAMISSDAERTFVSWPGAESILTLDMMAPVAVAPGDWVFTSGYTLSYAGSRDALTDWIEALPANIPFVFDPTPVISDIPRPVLSRVLARTAWLSCNAAEAAEIAGQGDVESLAARLLAAHCPQAAGVVIRSAAKGCHIRLADGTAQTVAGFKVDAVDTNGAGDTHIGAFVSALARGVQPFEAARYANAAAAISVTRHGGSSAPSHAEIQTFLSQAAATGAPGQNQKAHQTA, from the coding sequence ATGAGCGGGCGTCTCGTCCATATCGGCAGCGCGGTGGTCGACTATGTCTACCGCATCGACGCCTTGCCGGCGCCGGGCACCGAGAAGACGGCATCGAGCTTTGCCCAGGTCGCCGGCGGCGGCTTCAACATGATGGTGGCGGCCAGCCGCACCGGCATGAAGGTGGTGTTCGGCGGTCAGCTCGGCAGCGGGCCGAATGGCGATTTCCTGCGCGCCGCCTTCGCTGCCGAGGGCATCGAGACGCTGACGCCGCCATCGCCTGCGATGGACAGCGGCAATTGCGTCGCCATGATCTCGAGCGACGCCGAACGCACTTTCGTCTCGTGGCCGGGCGCGGAGAGCATTCTCACCCTCGACATGATGGCACCCGTGGCGGTAGCGCCGGGTGATTGGGTGTTCACCTCAGGCTATACGCTGAGCTATGCGGGCAGCCGCGACGCGCTCACCGATTGGATCGAGGCGCTGCCAGCAAACATTCCTTTCGTCTTCGACCCGACGCCGGTCATTTCAGACATTCCGCGCCCCGTCCTGTCGCGGGTGCTTGCCCGCACCGCATGGCTGAGCTGCAACGCGGCGGAAGCCGCCGAAATTGCCGGTCAGGGCGATGTCGAGAGCCTCGCGGCGCGGCTGCTTGCCGCGCATTGTCCGCAAGCGGCCGGTGTCGTCATCCGCTCCGCCGCCAAGGGATGCCATATCAGGCTGGCCGACGGCACGGCGCAGACCGTCGCCGGGTTCAAAGTCGATGCCGTCGACACCAACGGCGCCGGAGACACCCATATCGGCGCTTTCGTCAGCGCGCTGGCGCGGGGCGTGCAGCCTTTTGAAGCGGCGCGCTACGCCAATGCGGCGGCCGCCATTTCGGTCACCCGCCATGGCGGTTCATCGGCGCCCAGCCATGCCGAAATCCAGACTTTCCTGAGCCAGGCCGCCGCGACCGGCGCGCCGGGCCAGAACCAGAAGGCCCATCAGACAGCCTGA
- a CDS encoding ADP-ribosylation/Crystallin J1 — translation MPDNLTLDRAMGALVGGALGDALGMPTQLLSPARIAELYGHVEDFIAPFADHPVSKGLVAGTITDDTEQALLLGRILVVSGERFDHARWVNALLDWEREVKARGSYDLLGPSTKRAIDAINNGVPAEEAGRSGDTNGAAMRIAPVGIMMPLEPLDAFVAKVAETCRATHNTSIAIASAAAVAAAVSRGVAGGDWRAASDSAIAAARQGATLGHWVTGGDIAARIVWAQDLVRGKVTRDAIRLITDLVGTGVASQESVPAAFAVLEVAGGDPWQAAVISANLGGDTDTIGAIAAGMAGACTGFSRLPGDRVAGLKGIDMAEVQALAADLVATRISKGRPDKTDLGKTGPDKDAAV, via the coding sequence ATGCCGGACAATCTCACTCTTGACCGCGCAATGGGTGCGCTTGTCGGCGGAGCGCTGGGAGATGCGCTCGGCATGCCGACGCAGCTTCTGTCGCCGGCCCGAATTGCCGAACTCTACGGCCATGTCGAGGATTTCATCGCGCCCTTCGCCGACCATCCGGTGTCGAAGGGCCTTGTGGCCGGCACCATCACCGACGATACCGAACAGGCGCTGCTGCTCGGCCGCATTCTGGTTGTTTCAGGCGAGCGCTTCGATCATGCGCGCTGGGTCAACGCGCTGCTCGACTGGGAGCGCGAGGTGAAGGCGCGCGGCAGCTACGATCTGCTGGGTCCTTCGACCAAGCGTGCCATCGACGCCATCAACAATGGCGTGCCGGCCGAGGAAGCGGGGCGCAGCGGCGACACCAATGGGGCGGCGATGCGCATCGCGCCGGTCGGCATCATGATGCCGCTGGAGCCGCTCGATGCATTCGTCGCCAAGGTGGCGGAGACCTGCCGGGCAACGCACAACACCTCGATCGCCATAGCCTCGGCCGCAGCGGTTGCGGCCGCCGTCAGCCGCGGCGTTGCCGGGGGTGACTGGCGCGCCGCCTCCGACAGTGCCATTGCCGCGGCGCGGCAAGGGGCGACGCTTGGCCATTGGGTGACCGGCGGCGACATCGCCGCGCGGATCGTCTGGGCGCAGGACCTGGTGCGCGGCAAGGTGACGAGAGATGCGATCCGGCTGATCACCGATCTGGTCGGCACCGGCGTCGCCAGCCAGGAATCGGTTCCGGCGGCCTTCGCGGTGCTGGAAGTCGCCGGCGGTGACCCCTGGCAAGCAGCTGTTATCAGCGCCAATCTCGGCGGCGACACCGACACGATCGGCGCCATCGCTGCCGGCATGGCCGGCGCCTGCACGGGCTTTTCACGGTTGCCTGGCGATCGCGTAGCCGGCCTCAAAGGCATCGACATGGCGGAGGTTCAGGCGTTGGCCGCCGATCTTGTGGCGACACGGATCTCCAAGGGCCGCCCTGACAAGACCGACTTAGGCAAGACTGGCCCAGACAAGGACGCGGCGGTATGA
- a CDS encoding GntR family transcriptional regulator yields the protein MKRRAVQLSPGTGKPEQIATVLEHEIRSGVLGFGDRLQSENELVQRFSVSRNTVRKGLEELSSRGLITTKVGIGSFVTFDGKPVDDSIGWSRALANAGANAETRTLRLEVIEDADLAALLEIESPFFIAVDRVRTNASDGHAISIERSRLPLSPELEDVPLRGLREGSLHQTLRGAGLIPDHGEEWVGIEMLNAEDAAILGCPQGTPFLRGRRLTRAADDRPIEYVTSLLNPAHFALHMRF from the coding sequence ATGAAGCGGCGCGCGGTTCAACTGTCTCCCGGCACGGGCAAGCCCGAGCAGATCGCGACCGTTCTGGAGCATGAAATCCGCTCCGGCGTGCTCGGCTTCGGCGACCGCCTGCAAAGCGAGAACGAGCTCGTCCAGCGTTTCTCCGTCAGCCGAAACACGGTCCGCAAGGGCCTCGAGGAACTGTCCAGCCGCGGGCTGATCACCACCAAGGTCGGCATCGGCTCCTTCGTCACCTTCGATGGCAAGCCGGTTGACGATTCGATCGGCTGGTCACGGGCGCTCGCCAATGCCGGCGCCAATGCCGAGACCAGGACGTTGCGGCTGGAGGTCATCGAAGACGCCGATCTCGCTGCCTTGCTGGAGATCGAAAGCCCGTTCTTCATCGCCGTCGACCGGGTGCGCACCAATGCCAGCGACGGCCATGCGATCTCCATCGAGCGCAGCCGCCTGCCGTTGTCGCCGGAGCTGGAGGATGTGCCGCTGCGCGGCCTGCGCGAAGGCTCGCTGCACCAGACGCTGCGTGGCGCCGGCCTCATCCCCGACCATGGCGAGGAATGGGTCGGCATCGAGATGCTCAACGCCGAGGATGCGGCGATCCTCGGTTGCCCGCAAGGCACGCCGTTCCTGCGCGGCCGCCGGCTGACGCGTGCGGCCGACGACCGGCCGATCGAATATGTCACCAGCCTGCTCAATCCCGCGCATTTCGCGCTGCATATGAGGTTCTGA